The following are from one region of the Myxocyprinus asiaticus isolate MX2 ecotype Aquarium Trade chromosome 2, UBuf_Myxa_2, whole genome shotgun sequence genome:
- the LOC127455669 gene encoding uncharacterized protein LOC127455669 — translation MRTNFLRALLILVFLKTGKSKSEVSISHIRDEDHQNITCVLTGEENMTQINWEMQRGPNRTKLGMFHPNFGIHTSYENKEEVKIKGKSPPYPLSSLLIKLASNESVQICCAFITFPSGKLERCTNISNKDVNLNTSMIKDFTYVQPELGLGLFGHLGAMIVGSILSLFILAIPFYLCRKNNCKRRRSFVIRMYLTDLPAETYAEESNDAPTPQSSPNGFDPSKLYAKIKEDLFYGRLWKSYQGQPNKAWTQGTMTDNGHVYYLLGQSPLPQRNVEGSPLRPDTPT, via the exons ATGAGAACCAACTTTCTTCGTGCTCTCCTAATCCTTGTCTTCCTGAAAACAG GCAAATCAAAAAGTGAAGTATCTATCAGTCACATTCGAGATGAAGATCACCAGAACATTACCTGTGTCCTTACAGGGGAAGAGAATATGACACAAATCAACTGGGAGATGCAAAGAGGCCCAAATCGCACCAAACTGGGCATGTTCCATCCGAATTTTGGAATTCACACATCTTATGAAAATAAGGAGGAAGTAAAGATCAAGGGTAAATCACCTCCATATCCATTATCATCCCTTCTCATTAAACTGGCATCAAATGAGAGTGTGCAAATCTGTTGTGCGTTCATAACCTTTCCTTCGGGTAAACTGGAGCGGTGCACAAATATCAGTAATAAAGATGTCAATCTCAACACATCTATGATAAAAG ATTTTACTTATGTGCAACCAGAACTGGGACTGGGATTATTTGGACATTTAGGTGCTATGATCGTTGGATCTATTCTTTCCCTTTTTATCTTGGCAATCCCATTCTATTTATGCAGAAAGAACAACTGTAAGAG GAGGCGGTCCTTTGTAATACGCATGTACCTGACGGACTTACCAGCTGAG ACATATGCAGAAGAATCAAATGATGCACCAACTCCTCAAAGTTCTCCAAATGGTTTTGACCCCTCTAAACTATACGCCAAGATCAAAGAAGACCTTTTCTATGGCCGGTTGTGGAAGTCTTACCAAGGCCAACCTAATAAGGCATGGACTCAAGGTACCATGACAGATAATGGACATGTTTATTATCTGCTTGGACAAAGTCCTTTACCGCAGAGAAATGTGGAGGGCAGCCCCTTGAGGCCAGACACACCAACATGA